The Acidobacteriota bacterium genome has a segment encoding these proteins:
- a CDS encoding energy transducer TonB yields the protein MTGVKPMSLKKKRFVYSEIPTASMADKEKTGDTSRPQAGDKTSPTSRVDLSLLLAIDPKTPKRIRRVTIVALLFHLLLPLFFLIESKEVVQETKEPIKHVITLIKIIPPPKIPPPPQEKVNKDRRPVPDPTPDEPEPIREPEPPEIIIPPGVDVVIGIPKGPPAPVRPLTAGVAGTTQPMRVHYVEPEYPEEAKRVGLEGNVILNVTVDERGNVADVAVIEGGPLGMTEKAVEAVWKWKYEPSTLHGMPISLSFTAVVWFTLQ from the coding sequence ATGACTGGAGTTAAACCCATGAGCCTCAAGAAAAAAAGATTCGTCTATTCCGAAATACCGACGGCATCGATGGCCGACAAAGAAAAGACCGGCGACACTTCCCGGCCCCAGGCCGGAGACAAGACGTCACCCACCTCGAGGGTTGACCTTTCGCTCCTTCTCGCGATCGACCCCAAGACGCCCAAACGCATCAGGCGCGTTACCATAGTCGCCCTCCTGTTCCATCTTCTGCTCCCCCTGTTTTTCCTCATTGAGAGTAAAGAGGTGGTTCAAGAAACGAAGGAACCCATTAAGCACGTGATAACCCTCATCAAGATCATTCCCCCGCCCAAGATTCCCCCTCCTCCCCAAGAGAAGGTGAATAAAGATCGCAGGCCCGTTCCCGACCCCACGCCGGACGAGCCGGAGCCCATCCGCGAGCCGGAGCCTCCGGAAATTATCATCCCGCCGGGCGTGGACGTCGTCATCGGCATACCCAAAGGTCCGCCCGCGCCCGTACGCCCCCTCACCGCGGGCGTAGCGGGTACCACGCAACCGATGCGCGTTCACTACGTCGAGCCGGAATACCCCGAAGAGGCCAAGCGGGTGGGCCTGGAGGGCAACGTCATCCTGAATGTCACCGTTGACGAAAGGGGAAACGTCGCCGATGTGGCCGTCATCGAGGGAGGGCCGCTCGGTATGACCGAAAAGGCCGTCGAAGCCGTCTGGAAGTGGAAATACGAACCCAGCACCCTTCACGGCATGCCCATCAGCCTGTCGTTCACGGCGGTTGTCTGGTTCACGCTCCAGTAG
- the xerD gene encoding site-specific tyrosine recombinase XerD translates to MEPRVVRFLEHLRVERGLSENTVSAYRRDVEKFLECLARRETEFPKDVKAEDVEAFLRAEHDRLSPRTQARRLSALRTLWKFLLLEKEVSSDPLAEIESPRSWSALPRTLSLDEVEKLIDAPDPATPLGLRDRAMIEFLYATGVRASELVGLRLDQVDWRAGVARVVGKRAKERMVPTGETALGRLRDYVEHARPALLKKGREGEPALFLSNRGAAITRVQFWHRLKLHAREAGIAKEKISPHVLRHSFATHLLERDADLRSIQMMLGHANLTTTQIYTHVARERLRRVYEAHHPRA, encoded by the coding sequence GTGGAACCGCGCGTCGTCCGCTTCCTCGAGCACCTGCGCGTCGAGCGGGGGCTTTCCGAAAACACGGTGAGCGCCTACCGGCGCGATGTGGAGAAATTTTTGGAATGTCTCGCGCGCCGCGAGACGGAGTTTCCCAAAGATGTAAAGGCCGAGGACGTCGAGGCGTTCCTCCGGGCGGAGCACGACCGCCTCTCGCCGCGCACGCAGGCCCGGCGCCTGAGCGCGCTGCGCACGCTCTGGAAATTCCTCCTTCTCGAAAAGGAAGTTTCTTCCGATCCCCTGGCGGAGATCGAGTCGCCGCGAAGCTGGAGCGCGCTTCCACGCACGCTCTCGCTCGACGAAGTCGAGAAATTGATCGACGCGCCCGACCCGGCGACGCCCCTCGGCCTGCGCGACCGCGCGATGATCGAGTTCCTCTACGCAACTGGCGTTCGCGCCTCGGAGCTCGTGGGCCTTCGGCTCGACCAGGTGGACTGGCGAGCGGGAGTCGCACGCGTCGTGGGAAAGCGCGCGAAGGAGCGCATGGTGCCCACTGGCGAGACGGCGCTTGGGAGGCTGAGAGATTACGTCGAGCACGCGCGCCCCGCGCTACTCAAAAAGGGGCGCGAGGGCGAGCCGGCCCTTTTTCTCTCCAATCGCGGCGCGGCCATAACGCGCGTCCAGTTCTGGCACCGCCTGAAGCTCCATGCGCGGGAGGCGGGAATTGCGAAGGAGAAAATTTCGCCGCACGTGCTGCGCCATTCGTTCGCGACGCATCTTCTGGAGCGCGACGCCGACCTGCGCTCGATCCAGATGATGCTCGGGCACGCCAACCTCACGACGACCCAAATCTACACCCATGTGGCGCGCGAGCGCCTGCGCCGCGTGTACGAAGCGCACCATCCGCGCGCGTGA
- a CDS encoding DUF1844 domain-containing protein → MEEHGEGFSHDAGIKVVDRRKFNSDGSFRRNDGAKAPGGEAEAERPSSEASQPEPSKKDSAPESSPEEQAVDSTSEPSSKEQAADSVRPTPLLSLILSLATSAQIALGDVESPSGGDRYVNIEEAHGYIDMLEDLQRKTEGRLTPDEDRILRSVLYELHMRYVARQQEILAPRT, encoded by the coding sequence ATGGAAGAGCACGGCGAAGGATTCTCCCATGACGCGGGCATCAAGGTGGTGGACCGCCGCAAGTTTAACAGCGACGGCTCCTTCCGCCGGAATGACGGTGCCAAAGCGCCCGGCGGGGAAGCCGAAGCGGAGCGCCCGTCCTCCGAGGCCTCGCAGCCCGAGCCGTCGAAAAAGGACTCGGCGCCGGAATCCTCTCCCGAAGAACAGGCAGTGGACTCGACGTCGGAACCCTCCTCCAAAGAACAGGCGGCGGATTCGGTGCGCCCCACGCCCCTTCTCTCGCTCATCCTCTCGCTTGCCACGTCCGCCCAGATCGCCCTGGGCGACGTTGAGAGTCCTTCCGGAGGCGACCGCTACGTGAACATCGAGGAGGCGCACGGCTACATTGACATGCTCGAAGACCTGCAGCGGAAAACCGAAGGCCGCCTGACGCCGGACGAGGACCGCATTCTGCGCTCGGTCCTCTACGAGCTCCACATGCGTTACGTCGCGCGCCAGCAGGAAATCCTCGCGCCGCGCACGTGA
- a CDS encoding tetratricopeptide repeat protein, translating into MSRHPVPRKVLSHRLRFATVVVGAALLLAEPAGAQVVIELDPEQLREQALVMQVGGRKEEVTQARNEIVSLWFQHRLHLQEKRMEGAEQALKDIKELSHTAMVDESPLLAQALLYEGYMLYEIGNAEAALHAFDRALDFNPALYMAHLGKAHVYFRQSPYNLFAYTLEVLRALGGRLQNFWSAYYLASNVLIVLYVAAGIWALATMAVGVLRNMRLVYHETKEKCRRILPPGASVLLAGGIVFLPAFLWLGPLWLALFWAVLFWRYFNVVERIATGALLVVLGCFVPALGVVKHLTLTATDPYVHSSISAITGNFDASRIKFLRELMEQDPDSPWLAFTLGMLYKNGGFSDEAKRHFEHAIELEPDFVQARINLGNVRFQAQEPGEAIHHYKVANEIMPTALAYYNMHQVYNSMFKFTEAVDALDQATLLDSGEVAVYAQYKGTSPQELVVDAYPKSRDLFSQFLRVRRPAGNGQQTASAAFTGTAFLNLFMLLALVTAAAIALYAMFNRLNPEARSCIKCGRPYCDRCRVGLESETYCSQCAHLFIKKEGVSPTIRSRKMYEAERYQRRQRMLRFALNLLIPGGGALYVGAFGRGVTLLVFWSVGAAMIAARPWFLSDPMALVAALQVPTLYVGAAVMALPWLVANPWSWLAGSEE; encoded by the coding sequence GTGAGCAGGCATCCCGTTCCACGCAAGGTTCTCTCGCACCGCCTACGCTTCGCAACGGTTGTCGTAGGCGCGGCGCTGCTGCTCGCGGAGCCGGCGGGCGCGCAGGTCGTGATCGAGCTTGATCCCGAGCAGCTGCGCGAACAGGCGCTCGTCATGCAGGTCGGCGGGCGCAAGGAAGAGGTCACGCAGGCGCGCAATGAAATCGTGAGCCTCTGGTTCCAGCATCGCCTTCACCTTCAGGAGAAACGCATGGAGGGCGCCGAACAGGCGCTCAAGGACATCAAGGAATTGAGCCACACCGCCATGGTGGACGAATCGCCCCTGCTTGCGCAGGCCCTTCTATACGAAGGCTATATGTTATACGAGATCGGCAACGCGGAGGCGGCGCTCCATGCCTTCGACCGGGCGCTCGATTTCAACCCGGCGCTCTACATGGCCCACCTGGGCAAAGCGCACGTCTATTTTCGGCAGAGTCCTTACAACCTGTTCGCCTATACGTTGGAGGTGCTGCGCGCCTTGGGCGGCCGCTTGCAAAACTTCTGGAGCGCGTATTACCTGGCAAGCAACGTGCTTATCGTCCTCTACGTGGCCGCGGGAATTTGGGCGCTCGCAACCATGGCCGTGGGCGTGTTGCGCAACATGCGGCTCGTCTATCACGAAACGAAAGAAAAATGCCGCCGCATCCTTCCCCCGGGGGCTTCCGTGCTCCTTGCAGGCGGCATTGTTTTCCTGCCGGCCTTTCTGTGGCTCGGGCCGCTGTGGCTTGCTCTCTTTTGGGCGGTGCTCTTCTGGCGGTATTTTAACGTGGTCGAGCGGATCGCAACGGGGGCTCTCCTTGTGGTGCTGGGGTGCTTCGTGCCGGCCCTTGGCGTTGTCAAGCACCTCACCCTGACGGCCACCGATCCCTACGTGCATTCCTCCATCTCGGCCATCACCGGCAATTTCGACGCGTCGCGCATTAAATTCCTCCGAGAGCTCATGGAACAGGATCCCGACAGTCCATGGCTCGCGTTTACGCTCGGCATGCTATACAAAAACGGCGGCTTCTCGGACGAGGCCAAGCGCCACTTCGAGCACGCCATTGAGCTTGAGCCGGATTTTGTTCAAGCCCGCATCAATCTGGGGAACGTGCGCTTCCAGGCACAGGAGCCCGGGGAAGCCATCCACCACTACAAAGTGGCCAACGAGATTATGCCGACCGCGCTCGCCTACTACAACATGCACCAGGTCTACAACAGCATGTTTAAATTCACCGAAGCCGTGGACGCCCTCGACCAGGCCACGCTTCTCGACAGCGGAGAAGTCGCCGTCTACGCGCAGTACAAGGGCACAAGCCCCCAGGAGCTGGTGGTGGACGCCTATCCAAAGTCCCGCGATTTATTTTCTCAGTTCCTGAGGGTCCGCCGCCCTGCCGGCAACGGACAGCAGACCGCGTCGGCGGCCTTCACGGGGACCGCCTTTCTGAATCTCTTTATGTTGCTCGCGCTCGTAACCGCCGCGGCGATTGCGCTTTACGCCATGTTCAACCGCCTGAACCCCGAGGCGCGCTCCTGCATCAAATGCGGACGACCCTACTGCGACCGGTGCCGCGTAGGGCTTGAGTCGGAGACGTACTGTTCGCAGTGCGCGCATCTTTTTATCAAGAAGGAAGGGGTTTCGCCCACCATCCGCAGCCGCAAGATGTACGAAGCGGAGCGTTATCAGCGCCGGCAGCGCATGCTGCGATTTGCGCTCAACCTGTTGATTCCAGGAGGCGGCGCCCTGTATGTCGGCGCGTTTGGCAGAGGCGTGACGCTGCTTGTGTTTTGGAGCGTAGGAGCGGCCATGATCGCGGCCCGGCCGTGGTTTCTGAGCGATCCGATGGCGCTTGTTGCGGCGCTTCAGGTTCCTACGCTTTATGTGGGCGCAGCCGTGATGGCCCTGCCGTGGCTTGTGGCGAACCCGTGGAGCTGGCTAGCGGGGAGCGAGGAGTAG
- a CDS encoding DUF4388 domain-containing protein, whose product MALEGNLRDFGLDAIFQLIANNRNTGVLTLESAQDERIKISFIQGQVVWADTQPKKVEDRLGYVLVRSGALTEARLREALELQKQTLQRLGAVLIEHQFVNQKALREALRTQVLQIIYRLFRWSEGEFKFLQEEEIDYDRENFDPIRSDHILMEGMRMLDEWPQIEKKIPNFKKVFRKAADDDALLEGGEAAPPMTPAGGFDFSESAEGASGAGNLPREEALVLARVDGVNSVRDIIDRVPLTEFEVCHVLYALLERGVIEEKLDQLAPGVGLKRKKGGDEESPVLVRIAAAMGVLIVAASLATSWLNPLNTFYFAQRYRSLFNEANYGVSRNRLEKIDWALKAFYLNYQRYPDELESLYERDFVGASDLTDPWGRPYEYTLTEAAYLVLGRNEASELDSSLRVYYEFGAPVEPVEEGEQPVEEGEQPVEEWEQPVEEGEQPVEEEEQPVEEEEQPVEEEEQPEGEAPQVIVLPTAKAS is encoded by the coding sequence ATGGCGCTCGAAGGCAATTTAAGGGATTTCGGGCTGGACGCCATCTTTCAGCTTATCGCCAACAACCGCAACACGGGTGTTCTGACCCTCGAGAGCGCCCAGGACGAGAGAATTAAAATTTCATTCATTCAAGGCCAGGTCGTTTGGGCCGACACCCAGCCCAAGAAGGTCGAGGATCGGCTGGGCTACGTGCTTGTGCGCTCCGGCGCCCTCACGGAAGCGCGCCTCCGGGAGGCGCTTGAGCTCCAGAAGCAAACGCTCCAGCGCCTGGGCGCCGTGCTCATCGAGCACCAGTTCGTGAATCAGAAGGCGCTCCGGGAGGCGCTGCGGACGCAGGTCCTGCAAATCATTTACCGTCTCTTCCGCTGGAGCGAGGGCGAGTTCAAGTTCCTGCAGGAGGAGGAAATCGACTACGACCGCGAAAACTTCGATCCCATCCGTTCCGACCACATTCTGATGGAAGGGATGCGAATGCTCGATGAGTGGCCGCAGATTGAGAAAAAGATTCCCAATTTCAAAAAAGTGTTTCGGAAAGCGGCCGACGACGACGCGCTGCTCGAAGGCGGGGAGGCGGCCCCGCCGATGACGCCCGCGGGCGGCTTCGACTTTTCCGAATCTGCCGAGGGAGCTTCGGGCGCCGGGAACCTGCCCCGTGAGGAGGCGTTGGTTCTGGCACGCGTCGACGGCGTAAACTCGGTGCGGGACATCATCGACCGTGTGCCGCTTACGGAGTTCGAGGTCTGCCACGTGCTCTATGCTCTCCTCGAGCGCGGCGTCATTGAGGAAAAACTCGACCAGCTTGCCCCCGGCGTTGGATTGAAGCGGAAGAAGGGAGGCGATGAAGAAAGTCCCGTTCTGGTGCGCATCGCCGCGGCCATGGGCGTTCTGATCGTTGCGGCCTCCCTGGCCACCTCGTGGCTCAACCCGCTCAATACGTTCTACTTCGCGCAGCGCTACCGCAGCCTTTTTAATGAAGCAAACTACGGCGTAAGCCGGAACCGGCTGGAAAAGATTGACTGGGCCCTCAAGGCTTTCTACCTGAACTACCAGCGGTATCCGGACGAGCTTGAGTCGCTCTACGAACGCGACTTCGTCGGAGCCTCCGACCTCACGGACCCTTGGGGCCGCCCTTACGAATACACGCTCACGGAGGCGGCCTATCTCGTCCTCGGTCGGAACGAAGCCAGCGAGCTCGACTCTTCGCTTCGGGTCTACTATGAATTCGGAGCGCCTGTGGAGCCCGTGGAAGAAGGGGAACAGCCCGTGGAAGAAGGGGAACAGCCCGTGGAAGAATGGGAACAGCCAGTGGAAGAAGGGGAACAGCCAGTGGAAGAAGAGGAGCAGCCAGTGGAAGAAGAGGAACAGCCCGTGGAAGAAGAGGAGCAGCCCGAGGGGGAGGCCCCCCAGGTTATTGTTCTGCCCACTGCGAAAGCTTCTTAG
- a CDS encoding YjbQ family protein, whose product MYNERFVVSTRGFADILDLTEKVQRVVAASNASSGLVNVFVPGSTAGVTTVEYESGALEDLKRAFERVAPQNDDYEHNNRWGDGNGFSHVRAAMLGPSLTVPFEQRKLLHGTWQQIVLVDFDNRPRKRDVVVSVLGTASKGGPTS is encoded by the coding sequence ATGTACAACGAACGCTTTGTGGTTTCCACGCGCGGCTTTGCGGACATCCTGGACCTCACGGAGAAGGTGCAGCGCGTCGTGGCCGCGTCGAACGCATCGAGCGGCCTGGTCAACGTGTTCGTGCCGGGCTCGACGGCCGGCGTGACGACCGTTGAATACGAGTCGGGGGCGCTCGAGGATCTGAAGCGCGCGTTCGAGCGCGTCGCTCCCCAGAACGACGACTACGAACACAACAACCGCTGGGGGGACGGCAACGGCTTTTCCCACGTGCGCGCCGCGATGCTCGGCCCTTCGCTCACCGTGCCATTTGAGCAGAGGAAACTCCTCCACGGCACGTGGCAGCAGATTGTGCTCGTGGATTTCGACAACCGCCCCCGCAAGAGGGATGTGGTCGTGAGCGTGCTGGGCACCGCCTCCAAAGGCGGCCCGACGTCGTGA
- the surE gene encoding 5'/3'-nucleotidase SurE, with protein sequence MRILLSNDDGIHAIGLRALTSEMVRLGEVWTVAPEREMSATGHAITIEDPLRVRGEQLHPRARAYSVTGTPADCVKLAVRALMKGAHPHVVVSGVNRGANIARNLIYSGTVSAATEGAILGIPSIAVSLAGAELRPSDAADFRFAARFTRRLVRFVLREGLAPGTLLNVNVPRPPVRGVRVTRQAESVFIEKFDKRRDPHGAVYYWQAGEMQHPNKDGTADDHVVREGYISITPIHHDLTHYQSLARMARWDTALEKGLKR encoded by the coding sequence CTGCGCATCCTTCTCTCGAACGACGACGGGATCCATGCGATAGGGCTCCGGGCGCTCACGAGCGAGATGGTGCGCCTGGGCGAGGTGTGGACGGTGGCGCCGGAGCGCGAGATGAGCGCCACGGGCCACGCCATAACCATTGAGGACCCGCTTCGAGTTCGCGGGGAGCAGCTTCATCCCAGAGCGCGCGCCTATTCCGTGACTGGCACTCCGGCCGACTGCGTCAAGCTGGCCGTGCGCGCCCTCATGAAGGGCGCGCATCCCCATGTCGTCGTCTCGGGCGTCAACCGCGGCGCGAACATCGCCCGCAACCTCATCTATTCGGGCACGGTTTCCGCCGCGACCGAAGGCGCGATTCTGGGCATTCCTTCGATCGCCGTCTCGCTCGCGGGCGCCGAGCTGCGTCCAAGCGACGCGGCCGATTTCCGCTTTGCGGCGCGCTTCACGCGTCGCCTGGTCCGGTTCGTCCTCCGGGAGGGCCTCGCACCCGGCACGCTCCTCAACGTCAACGTCCCCCGGCCCCCCGTGCGCGGCGTGCGCGTCACGCGGCAGGCCGAGTCGGTCTTCATCGAGAAATTCGACAAGCGGCGCGACCCGCACGGCGCCGTCTACTACTGGCAGGCGGGCGAAATGCAGCACCCGAACAAGGACGGCACCGCCGATGACCATGTCGTCCGCGAGGGCTACATATCCATCACGCCCATCCACCACGACTTGACACACTACCAGAGCCTGGCGCGCATGGCCCGCTGGGACACGGCGCTCGAAAAAGGTTTGAAACGCTGA
- the ispG gene encoding flavodoxin-dependent (E)-4-hydroxy-3-methylbut-2-enyl-diphosphate synthase, which produces MPTNGSFLKPRRKTRRLTVGNVAVGGGAPVSVQTMTKTETHNARATLRQIEEVAAVGCDIVRCAAPRSGDAEALREIVLHSPIPVVADIHYDYRLALTALEAGVACLRLNPGNIGMPTSDNIEMPGDEKVRVVVHEAKSRGVPIRIGVNAGSLEPELLMKHGHPTPEAMVESALHHIRILEDLGFFDIKVSVKATDIARTVAAYRLLADKVDYPFHLGITEAGTLGTGSVKSAAGLGILLAEGLGDTIRVSLAGSPVDEVRVGQDILESLGLRNQRPNIVACPTCGRLQVPDMIEMAQEIERRVTHIKVPLNLAVMGCEVNGPGESKAADLGISLGRDYGYLFKHGEKLRRVEADKVVEEFVREAEALAREVEESRRDEKAAGGQK; this is translated from the coding sequence ATGCCAACGAACGGCTCGTTTCTGAAGCCACGCCGCAAGACCCGCCGCCTCACCGTGGGAAACGTCGCGGTGGGGGGCGGCGCGCCAGTCTCGGTGCAGACGATGACCAAGACCGAGACGCACAACGCGCGCGCGACGCTGCGGCAGATCGAGGAAGTCGCCGCGGTCGGCTGCGACATCGTGCGCTGCGCCGCGCCCCGCTCCGGGGACGCCGAGGCCCTCAGGGAAATTGTTCTGCACTCCCCCATCCCCGTCGTGGCCGACATCCACTACGACTACCGCCTGGCGCTCACGGCCCTCGAGGCGGGCGTCGCCTGCCTGCGGCTCAATCCCGGAAACATCGGCATGCCCACGTCGGACAACATCGAAATGCCGGGGGACGAGAAGGTGCGCGTCGTCGTGCACGAGGCCAAGTCGCGCGGCGTGCCCATCCGGATCGGCGTGAACGCCGGCTCGCTGGAGCCCGAGCTTTTGATGAAGCACGGCCATCCGACGCCCGAGGCCATGGTCGAGAGCGCCCTCCACCACATACGCATTCTGGAAGACCTCGGCTTCTTCGACATCAAGGTTTCCGTCAAGGCGACCGACATCGCCCGCACCGTGGCGGCCTACCGGCTGCTCGCCGACAAGGTGGACTATCCGTTCCACCTGGGCATAACCGAAGCGGGAACGCTGGGCACGGGCTCGGTGAAGTCGGCCGCCGGCCTGGGCATTCTCCTCGCGGAGGGGCTGGGCGACACCATCCGCGTCTCCCTCGCCGGCTCGCCCGTGGACGAGGTGCGCGTCGGGCAGGACATTCTCGAGTCGCTCGGGCTGCGAAACCAGCGCCCGAACATCGTCGCATGCCCCACCTGCGGCCGCCTTCAGGTGCCCGACATGATCGAGATGGCGCAGGAGATCGAGCGCCGCGTCACCCACATCAAGGTGCCGCTCAACCTGGCCGTCATGGGCTGCGAGGTGAACGGCCCCGGCGAGAGCAAGGCGGCCGACCTGGGCATCTCGCTCGGAAGGGATTACGGCTACCTTTTCAAGCACGGCGAGAAACTGCGCCGCGTCGAGGCCGACAAGGTGGTGGAAGAATTCGTCCGGGAGGCCGAGGCCCTCGCGCGCGAGGTGGAGGAGAGCCGGCGGGACGAGAAGGCGGCCGGAGGCCAGAAATAA
- a CDS encoding bifunctional 5,10-methylenetetrahydrofolate dehydrogenase/5,10-methenyltetrahydrofolate cyclohydrolase, whose protein sequence is MGKLLYGAKVAEALREETRVEVGTLSEQHGIVPKLVAILVGDNPASRTYVGAKRRACEAVGIASETVQLASDITTETLLEVVQNLNRDPVVDAILVQLPLPSHVDKVAVLNAVEPAKDVDGFHPVNVGRTCINSAGVAPCTPAGIVELLKRYRVRIAGARAVIVGRSDIVGKPLALLLLHEHATVTVCHSKTKDLPKQTQRADILVGAMGKPAFIRGKHIRKGAVVVDVGVNRVDSRKEVLKLFGKQGKESRERLKRFDEKGYVLVGDVHPREGKAKARSITPVPGGVGPLTVAMLVRNTLTLAKMRRGPGQAAAARR, encoded by the coding sequence ATGGGAAAATTGCTTTATGGCGCCAAGGTCGCGGAGGCACTTCGGGAAGAAACGCGCGTCGAGGTGGGGACCCTCAGTGAGCAGCATGGCATCGTGCCCAAGCTCGTGGCCATCCTCGTGGGCGACAATCCCGCCTCGCGGACTTACGTTGGGGCGAAGCGCCGCGCCTGCGAGGCTGTGGGAATTGCAAGCGAGACCGTCCAGCTTGCCAGCGACATCACGACGGAGACGCTCCTTGAGGTCGTCCAGAACCTCAATCGCGACCCCGTGGTGGACGCCATCCTGGTGCAGCTGCCCCTTCCGTCGCATGTGGACAAGGTGGCCGTTCTCAACGCCGTGGAGCCCGCAAAGGACGTGGACGGATTTCATCCAGTCAACGTCGGGCGCACGTGCATCAATTCCGCGGGCGTCGCGCCCTGCACGCCGGCGGGCATAGTGGAGCTTCTCAAGCGCTATCGCGTCCGCATCGCGGGCGCCCGCGCCGTCATCGTGGGTCGAAGCGACATCGTGGGGAAGCCGCTTGCCTTGCTTCTTCTTCATGAACACGCCACCGTCACCGTCTGCCACTCCAAAACCAAGGACCTGCCCAAGCAGACCCAGCGCGCCGACATTTTGGTGGGCGCCATGGGGAAGCCGGCCTTCATCCGCGGTAAGCACATCCGCAAGGGCGCGGTCGTGGTGGACGTGGGCGTCAACCGCGTCGACTCGCGCAAGGAGGTCTTGAAATTGTTCGGCAAGCAGGGAAAGGAGTCGCGGGAGCGATTGAAGAGATTCGACGAGAAGGGCTACGTCCTAGTGGGCGACGTTCACCCCCGTGAGGGAAAGGCCAAGGCGCGCTCCATCACGCCCGTTCCTGGTGGCGTGGGGCCGCTCACCGTGGCGATGCTTGTGCGCAACACGCTGACCCTGGCGAAGATGCGCCGCGGCCCGGGGCAGGCGGCCGCGGCCCGTCGTTAG